CTCACCATCCTCGTAGCACCTATTTTCGAATAAGGGCATCATCGCTCCCAAACATCGTCGTAGGGCATCCACAGATACCAAGCCGTAGTTGCCGGCGATGGTTTCCGTCTTCAGATACTCTGGTGGTTCCATTACTGGTTCATCCTTGTACCGAGACGCTTTACCAAACGATAGGCTTCCATCGATCTCacgtttgattttcttttgctgtaTCAAAAGATTCAGTTGGAATAGTTCGGTGGCTATTTTGGCTTTCTCCTCATCAAAGTAACCGTTGTCTTTCACGTGGTATCCTGGGATTAAAGGTAAACTGCAGCTACCCTTGACGTCCGGGTCAACGCCATTACGATGGGTGCCTTCAATTAACCATTTTTCGAATGTCAGCATATTATCTCCACGGAacagatgatggtggtaggaTTTGCAGCCTTCTGTTTCACCGCCATCGGAGCACTCGGAAAATCCAACGATCTCTAGGAGCCAACAAAAATCGGCTACACTGCGACAGAAGAACAGCTTGTTATAGGGCGTTTGAAGATATTTTGACAACCCGACTGGATCCAGGATGATGGCTGTTTCGTCACAATTCCAGCTTAGAAAAGGAGCGTTGGTATCTTGCACTATGAGCCACAGTTTGAGCTCGAACCTATAGTTGAACAGCTGTTGGTAGGACAGTTGCGCAAAAACGATTTCAACTCCGGTTTCGTCGCTGACATCCATGGTTCTTTGTTCTTTTTTAACACCGCCTAACTGACTTTGTTGCAAGAGATCCTTCTGCTTCAAGCACGGCTTACTAGTGGCGAAACAGGTGAGGCGAAATTGAAGGTTTTGCACCAAGCCCTCCCCTGACCGGATTGGCGCCGATTTCCATGGCAACAGGTTGCATAAGAGGTGGGGAAGATCGTATCTGTTTAGGTATGATGGTCCAGGAAGCGTTGCCTGGATCTTACATTTCActtaatttatttacattaTCTCTTACCACTTTGCAGATGAGTACATGCATATTGAGGTGTAACATAAATGCGAGTATTCTACTCAATGGCATTACGCTCCGCGCCACTCCTTTTTTCTAGGCCTTATATCCTACCGAACCCCAACCAATAAGTAGGGGTTCATAATCATGCGACACGCGTCTTTGTGGCGTGTTCACAACGAGATAGTTTGTTGGTTTCGTCGGAAGTTCAGTTTGTTCGATCGGGATCACAATGCGGCGAATCGATAAGTACCGGCACACTGGATGTGGTGTTAACCCTTGTAGTCGGGATTGTACGGTGCTTGGGGAGCGTACGCCTCCGTCATCACCTGGTCGTAGCTAGGAGGGTTTACCATCGGTGCACCTCCGGGCATCGCTGGTCCCGTGACTCCCGGAAACCCGCCTGGCATAATCTGAGCCTGAGATGGTAGTGCAGGGATCTGAACCGTGTTCTGTGGGGGAGCCGCGCCGGAACCGGACTGCACCGGGAACTGCTGAGCAACGGGATAGGGTTGAGCAGGATAAGACTGGTTCGTGGGATACGCTAATTGAACAACCGGATAAGCAGCCGTTCCCGATGGATGCCCCTGAATGACCGCTCCTTGAGCCAATTGCGTCTGTCCAGCGTTAGCAACACGGTGTGTCTCGGACGTTATCACGACGGGCGCTGAAACAACACAAGCGAAgaggttaaaaataaaatcccacGGTCCACGCGGTGCGAGAACGTTAACCACCATCCGGATACTTACTGGCTATCACCATGCCCTGGTTGGAGCGTCGACTGCAGCACCATTTAATCAGCGAGCAGAACAAAATGATGCCCAAAACCATGCCAACAATCTCGATCACGTCcatcgttgatgttgttgatttccTGGTCAAACTTTGGTGTCCGGTCCGCTTTTCCCGTACGAGGTGAAGGCCACCAGGAAGCACGACGTTCTCTCGATCTAACCACGCTAAACTACGAATATCTTTAATCGTACGGAGTGAGTCACGGCCATAAACTTGAGCACCACCGATTTACTTTAGCACCAAGCGACTCCGAGCACGAAAAAAGTCaccgcgaagaagaagaagaaaacaacagTGAAGGTAGAACTGGAGCATGGACTATAAACGCGTGACTCTCGCGTAAAATCAAACGTCGCATTTTTTCGGTTTAgtttttctcaattttacGAAAATGCGATTTTGTGAacaaaaatgatttcatttatttcccATTATGTTTTTCGTGGATATGTTGGACCATTACGGGGGGATTGGAGGGCGTGAGATAGACCGTTCCGAATTTTCCATACTGCTGCGCATCATCGCATGCCACGAGCTCGGGCGCGCTGTAGGCTGGAATTTTGCCGGGGATTTCCCGCGTTACTACGATTTGTTCTTTGGGAGGAAAAGACAGGAATTAGACCTTCGGCTCACACCAGAACACCATATTCTTACTAGTTCGCCTGCGAAACGATCGTCTGCCGAGCAGATAACTGCCGATgaggaaaaacatgaaaaataaaGTTAATCCTACTGCGACGTTCCGGTCCATCTCGGTTGCACTGAGAATTCAAAACAATGAATCATCGAAGTAGACCTAGAACGGGCGTTGAGTTGTGGGTGGGGGTGATGTTCTTGCCCCGTTAACCCTTCAGGTGATACCGTGGGAATCACTTTGGAAAAGCTAAACAGCCTTTCGAAGGCAGGTGAATTATCTTTTCAGGAGGAAGAATGAATGATTTTCGCAAAACATTTTACGGGTCgtttttaaaaaagaatttTCCACCAAGCAGTACGCCAACGGTAGTGTAGATGTCGCTGCCCTTAAAGTGTCAAAACAAAATCTCCGAGAATACACGAAGATGGGAATTCccggaaaaaaatccttcgcAGTTACTTACTGTTGAttaagcaaataaattaagtGACCCGCCGTAGTGGTGATTGCTATGAGCCGTGGAAAGCATACGTGGTTGAACGAAATTGCGTGACGCGCGACGGGCACGGTGCCAAATTATGGGATACTTCGCAGTtcgtccaccgccgccgtTAATCGATGTTTCCCCCTCGGTCGCTGACCACCGCAGGCTCGCAGCAATCGCTGTTGTTTTGTGCTAGTAAaacgtcgtcattgtcgtcattGTCGCCATCCAAAACCGGCCTAGTAAAATGCCGTGCGAACGGTGCAAAGCCAAGTTCACGTTGATTACGTGGAAAAAGTCCTGCTTCGAGTGTCACCGATTGTTCTGTCGCAACTGTCTGTCCAAAGGGCAGACGCGGTCACTCTGCCAGAACTGCATCATCTTCACCAAGCGCCCCTTATCGCGCACCGACCTAGCCCAGCTAAAGGTGCGAGAACTCATTTTCTACCTTCAATCCAAGCACATCTCCACCTCCGGCTGTGTTGGTAAGTAGTAGCGGCCCCACCGCGTGAATCACGCCTGAACAACCTCCTGTATCATGTATGGTCGTTGCCATGGATTCGTTGCAGAGAAAGATGATTTGATTAACCTTGTCATCGCGCACGTGAACTCGGGCGCCAGCTCTCCGCGCACACCACCCGGGAGCTTCAGCACGGCCTCCTCTCCTCGAGGTTCGGTTCCTTCGGGTGGCTCGTCACGGAACGGTAGCTTACATCAGGACGCTACGGGGCGGACAAACAAGAATTGTTCTAACCCGTTTGATCAGATCAAAAATACGTGCCAGAACCTGTTCTCCAACATTACCGACAAGTTTAATGGAGGTACTTTGTTTAATCGAAGCAGTGTTTGTTGGTCCGTGATGTggattgaaattgttttctttgttttccagATATTCCCAACGAAGGAAATGCTGGTGCCCGGTCACCGAATGAGCGTCCAAATGGCTTCAACATTCACgccgaacggcagcagcagcacatatTCTCGCAACCGCGCTTTGGCAGTAATAACGTGTATAGTGTAGATCCGTCGGAGAGTAGAACAGAAGGCAATGGTCGCCGTGGTGATGCCTCCACCGCTGGTAGCAATGACAACCAACGGGAGTCAATGGAAACTGGAAGATCTccagcaagcgaacgaacaccATCGCACAGTGGTAGCAGCGGTACAACGAGCGGAGCAGATTCAAGCGCAGCTTCTTCATCGTTCTCTTCACCGAGCCGTGCAGGAAGCCATGTTGTATCCCCCCTAAGGAACCCAGATCAATCCCAAAGTAACGATGCAACGCGCTTAGATGATCGTATCGAGAGCATTTTGGCACGAGAAGGAAACGTCAATGGGTGTGAATGTTATTCGGACGATGAGGAAGGAGATGAGGTACATTCCCCCTCCGCGAGCGATCAGGAAACGACACGTAAATCAAAACTTTCAAAGCGAAAAAGCGTTTCACATACGAATTTACTACACAACGGCGAAGAGGCTGGACCGAGCCAAATGGCGAACGTTGCTGACAACCCGCCGCCTACCACGGTTACGATTCAATTGAAACCGGATTCGAACAGTGGTGCTACCACTTCGTCCTCGTTCGACGAACTGCTCACAGCAGAGGTTGGACAGCCAAGTGGAAGCCCTTCGAATCATACAATGGCCGAGGAAACAGTTCCCTTGGTAGGGTCCGATACGGAGCAGTGGCAAATCGTGAGCGTTTCCGTTACAAATGGTGTTGAAGCGCAGGAGATAATCTGTGAACTTCCTTTGGCTGATGTGACACTAACGCAGGACGGCGAAACGAGTGATAGTAGTTCCACGACCCATTCGGACGCTAAACCGCAGCTAGGGGAAAGCCCTATCCGTACTGTCAGGCCTATGACAGCCGTTACACGACGTCGATCCGATAGCTTCCTACTGCAATCTTCACCGTCCCAAGCACCTGACGCTCAACTGCACCAATACCGTTCCGTTGGAACGACAGCAGTGGAGGATGATACCACCAGAGAACCGGATCCCGGTATCGCAACATCAACGGAAATCGCAGATGGACACGTACACACCAGTAATGAGGCCATTCCGAGTTCTAGTCATTATCCtgcaggaagcagcagcagcagtggcatgTGCTTGCGCTGTGGTAAGCGCCGGAACGGTATACGGAGGCAGCTGAAAAAGTTCCGCCGACAGCTGGATTCGGCCACAGGAGCTTCGGAGGCTGAGAAGCGACGTCAACTTGAGGCGTTCCTTAGCTACCTTGAGCGACGCAGTAAAGGATCGTTCGATTTTACCGACACCGACTCCATCACGGAAGAGGCGAGTGTCAGTGAGGAAGCAAATGAAGCCGCGTCTCGCTTAGCTCCTCTCGGAGAGCTAGGCGCTACCAGCACACTGCCGACGCAACGCAGTAGCACAGTTCCGCCTGTACCAGCGGATGAAACTATCTGCACCAATCTGTACTCATCCGGTAACCTGCAGCTTATGAATATGAAGCAAATCAAACTGACTGACATTAAGGAGAGGTAAGGCGCAAATATTGTGTTGCTCTACAACTTCCTCGGCTTCATCCTCGGTTTCATTTTGTCTTTTGTAGTGCCGATCTAGACG
This sequence is a window from Anopheles darlingi chromosome 3, idAnoDarlMG_H_01, whole genome shotgun sequence. Protein-coding genes within it:
- the LOC125953785 gene encoding uncharacterized protein LOC125953785 isoform X1; the encoded protein is MDVSDETGVEIVFAQLSYQQLFNYRFELKLWLIVQDTNAPFLSWNCDETAIILDPVGLSKYLQTPYNKLFFCRSVADFCWLLEIVGFSECSDGGETEGCKSYHHHLFRGDNMLTFEKWLIEGTHRNGVDPDVKGSCSLPLIPGYHVKDNGYFDEEKAKIATELFQLNLLIQQKKIKREIDGSLSFGKASRYKDEPVMEPPEYLKTETIAGNYGLVSVDALRRCLGAMMPLFENRCYEDAPERTIQFCASVFENGGNGAEVTLQVPMVTDSHGPIEIENVMLPLDIPSQEQELAETEIVDTEESAAAAANYLNFSVKKEGSLCLDQFSPFVLTASVATKMKPID
- the LOC125953785 gene encoding uncharacterized protein LOC125953785 isoform X2 is translated as MDVIEIVGMVLGIILFCSLIKWCCSRRSNQGMVIATPVVITSETHRVANAGQTQLAQGAVIQGHPSGTAAYPVVQLAYPTNQSYPAQPYPVAQQFPVQSGSGAAPPQNTVQIPALPSQAQIMPGGFPGVTGPAMPGGAPMVNPPSYDQVMTEAYAPQAPYNPDYKG
- the LOC125956360 gene encoding uncharacterized protein LOC125956360, with amino-acid sequence MPCERCKAKFTLITWKKSCFECHRLFCRNCLSKGQTRSLCQNCIIFTKRPLSRTDLAQLKVRELIFYLQSKHISTSGCVEKDDLINLVIAHVNSGASSPRTPPGSFSTASSPRGSVPSGGSSRNGSLHQDATGRTNKNCSNPFDQIKNTCQNLFSNITDKFNGDIPNEGNAGARSPNERPNGFNIHAERQQQHIFSQPRFGSNNVYSVDPSESRTEGNGRRGDASTAGSNDNQRESMETGRSPASERTPSHSGSSGTTSGADSSAASSSFSSPSRAGSHVVSPLRNPDQSQSNDATRLDDRIESILAREGNVNGCECYSDDEEGDEVHSPSASDQETTRKSKLSKRKSVSHTNLLHNGEEAGPSQMANVADNPPPTTVTIQLKPDSNSGATTSSSFDELLTAEVGQPSGSPSNHTMAEETVPLVGSDTEQWQIVSVSVTNGVEAQEIICELPLADVTLTQDGETSDSSSTTHSDAKPQLGESPIRTVRPMTAVTRRRSDSFLLQSSPSQAPDAQLHQYRSVGTTAVEDDTTREPDPGIATSTEIADGHVHTSNEAIPSSSHYPAGSSSSSGMCLRCGKRRNGIRRQLKKFRRQLDSATGASEAEKRRQLEAFLSYLERRSKGSFDFTDTDSITEEASVSEEANEAASRLAPLGELGATSTLPTQRSSTVPPVPADETICTNLYSSGNLQLMNMKQIKLTDIKESADLDVLSVKQLKEILMLNRVDFKGCCEKAELRERVLRLWRDDRSIRSIEMLTSDDLCKICMDAPIECVMLECGHMATCTACGKVLSECPICRQYIVRVVRFFRA